A single genomic interval of Bos taurus isolate L1 Dominette 01449 registration number 42190680 breed Hereford chromosome 6, ARS-UCD2.0, whole genome shotgun sequence harbors:
- the ADH1C gene encoding alcohol dehydrogenase 1C produces the protein MSTAGKVIKCKAAVLWELNKPFSIEEVEVAPPKAHEVRIKMVATGICRSDDHVVNGSLVTRLPVVLGHEGAGIVESIGEGVTTVRPGDKVIPLFIPQCGKCNVCKHPEANLCLKFQLKEPRGTLNDGTCRFTCRGKPIHHFLGTSTFTQYTVVDEMSVAKIHADSPLEKVCLIGCGFSTGYGSAVKIAKVTQGSTCAVFGLGGVGLSVIMGCKAAGAARIIAVDINKDKFARAKQVGATECINPQDYEKPIEEVLKEVSGGGVDFSFEVIGRLDTMMSALLCCQEAYGVSVIVGVPPHAQNISMNPMLLLTGRTWKGAIFGGFKSKESVPKLVTDFMAKKFSLDQLITHVLPLEKINEGFDLLRSGMSVRTILTF, from the exons GTAATAAAATGCAAAGCAGCTGTGCTGTGGGAGCTCAATAAACCATTTTCCATTGAGGAGGTGGAGGTTGCACCCCCTAAGGCCCATGAAGTTCGTATTAag ATGGTGGCCACAGGAATCTGTCGCTCAGATGACCATGTGGTTAATGGATCTCTGGTCACACGTCTTCCTGTGGTCTTAGGTCATGAGGGAGCCGGCATTGTGGAGAGCATTGGAGAAGGGGTGACTACAGTAAGACCAG GTGATAAAGTCATCCCACTCTTTATTCCCCAGTGTGGAAAGTGCAATGTTTGTAAACACCCAGAAGCCAACCTTTGCCTGAAATTCCA GCTGAAGGAGCCTCGGGGGACCCTTAATGATGGTACCTGCAGGTTCACCTGCAGGGGGAAGCCCATCCACCACTTCCTCGGCACCAGCACCTTCACCCAGTACACAGTGGTGGATGAGATGTCAGTGGCCAAGATCCATGCAGACTCACCACTGGAGAAAGTCTGTCTCATTGGCTGCGGATTTTCTACTGGTTATGGGTCTGCAGTCAAAATTGCCAAG GTCACCCAGGGCTCCACCTGTGCCGTGTTTGGCCTTGGAGGAGTTGGCCTGTCTGTTATCATGGGCTGCAAAGCAGCTGGAGCAGCCAGGATCATTGCAGTGGACATCAACAAAGACAAATTTGCAAGGGCCAAACAGGTGGGTGCCACGGAGTGCATCAACCCTCAGGACTACGAGAAACCCATCGAGGAGGTGCTGAAAGAAGTGAGTGGTGGAGGTGTAGATTTTTCATTTGAAGTCATCGGTCGGCTTGACACCATG ATGTCTGCCTTGCTGTGCTGTCAAGAAGCATATGGTGTAAGCGTCATTGTAGGAGTACCTCCTCATGCCCAAAATATCTCTATGAACCCCATGTTGCTGTTGACTGGACGTACCTGGAAAGGAGCTATTTTTGGTG GCTTcaaaagtaaagaatctgtcccCAAACTTGTGACTGATTTCATGGCTAAGAAGTTTTCACTGGATCAGTTAATTACCCATGTTTTACCACTTGAAAAAATAAACGAAGGATTTGACCTGCTTCGCTCTGGAATGAG TGTCCGTACCATCCTGACATTTTGA